One Streptomyces drozdowiczii DNA segment encodes these proteins:
- a CDS encoding ABC transporter permease — MSTTTLTPTPTDTPVSAPAAKLHDEGGIGLRNNLRHIGALVRRNLLQIKKDPESMFDALLMPVIFVLLFVYVFGGSVGGSMGGGRQEYLNYLIPGLMAMMGMNIAMAVGSGVNDDFRKGVMDRFRTMPIARSSVLVAKIVVELGRMMVATLILLGMGFALGMQLHGSVLGLIAAIGLSAAFGAAIMWIFILLGLAMKTSQAVQGMGMLVMMPLQFGSSIFAPPTTMPGWLQTFTDYNPLSNLADAARGLMMGTSLGHSVWLTLGWAVVITAAVAPLAVSKFRKKS, encoded by the coding sequence ATGAGCACGACGACTCTGACGCCCACCCCCACCGACACGCCCGTCTCCGCGCCGGCCGCCAAGCTCCACGACGAGGGCGGCATCGGACTGCGGAACAACCTGCGCCACATCGGGGCGCTGGTCCGGCGCAATCTGCTCCAGATCAAGAAGGATCCGGAGTCGATGTTCGACGCGCTGCTGATGCCCGTCATCTTCGTGCTGCTGTTCGTGTACGTCTTCGGCGGCTCGGTCGGCGGCAGCATGGGCGGCGGCCGGCAGGAATACCTGAACTACCTGATTCCCGGGCTGATGGCGATGATGGGCATGAACATCGCCATGGCCGTCGGCAGCGGTGTCAACGACGACTTCCGCAAGGGGGTCATGGACCGCTTCCGTACGATGCCGATCGCGCGCTCCTCGGTGCTGGTCGCCAAGATCGTGGTCGAACTCGGCCGGATGATGGTCGCCACGCTCATCCTGCTCGGCATGGGCTTCGCCCTCGGCATGCAGCTCCACGGCTCGGTGCTCGGCCTGATCGCGGCGATCGGTCTGTCGGCCGCGTTCGGCGCCGCGATCATGTGGATCTTCATCCTGCTCGGCCTGGCCATGAAGACGTCCCAGGCGGTTCAGGGAATGGGGATGCTGGTCATGATGCCGCTCCAGTTCGGTTCCTCGATCTTCGCCCCGCCGACGACGATGCCCGGCTGGCTCCAGACGTTCACCGACTACAACCCGCTGTCGAATCTGGCGGACGCGGCGCGCGGCCTCATGATGGGGACCTCGCTCGGCCACTCGGTCTGGCTGACGCTCGGCTGGGCCGTGGTCATCACGGCGGCCGTGGCACCGCTCGCGGTCTCCAAGTTCCGCAAGAAGTCCTGA
- a CDS encoding ATP-binding cassette domain-containing protein, with protein sequence MTRIDKNPQHGGNAVEVRGLVKHYGETKALDGVDLDVREGTVLGVLGPNGAGKTTLVRCLSTLITPDAGTAVVAGFDVVKQPRALRRTIGLTGQYASVDEKLSGWENLYMIGRLLDLPRKKARARADELLERFSLTDAAKKAAMEYSGGMRRRLDLAASMIGSPAVLYLDEPTTGLDPRTRNEVWDEVQRMVAEGATVLLTTQYMEEAEQLANELTVIDKGRIIARGGVNELKAKVGGRTLQIRPSDPAELAPMAQALRETGLDGVAGAQAVPDEGLLYVPILSDEQLTAVIGLLGTRGFSLAHVATALPSLDEVFLAITGDKATVTDTIPEEVAA encoded by the coding sequence ATGACGCGAATCGACAAGAACCCCCAGCACGGCGGGAACGCCGTAGAGGTGCGGGGACTGGTCAAGCACTACGGCGAGACCAAGGCCCTGGACGGCGTGGACCTCGATGTGCGCGAGGGCACCGTCCTCGGCGTGCTCGGCCCCAACGGCGCCGGCAAGACCACCCTCGTACGCTGCCTCTCCACGCTCATCACGCCCGACGCCGGGACCGCGGTCGTCGCCGGCTTCGACGTGGTGAAGCAGCCCCGCGCACTGCGCCGCACGATCGGCCTCACCGGCCAGTACGCCTCGGTCGACGAGAAGCTCTCCGGCTGGGAGAACCTCTACATGATCGGGCGGCTGCTCGACCTGCCCCGCAAGAAGGCGCGGGCCCGGGCCGACGAGCTGCTGGAGCGCTTCTCGCTCACCGACGCGGCGAAGAAGGCCGCGATGGAGTACTCCGGCGGGATGCGCCGCCGGCTCGACCTGGCCGCCTCCATGATCGGCAGCCCGGCCGTCCTCTACCTGGACGAGCCGACGACGGGGCTCGACCCCCGTACCCGTAACGAGGTCTGGGACGAGGTGCAGCGCATGGTCGCGGAGGGGGCGACCGTGCTCCTCACCACCCAGTACATGGAAGAGGCCGAACAGCTGGCCAACGAGCTGACCGTCATCGACAAGGGCCGGATCATCGCCCGCGGCGGTGTGAACGAGCTGAAGGCCAAGGTCGGCGGCCGCACCCTGCAGATCCGCCCCTCGGACCCGGCCGAGCTGGCCCCGATGGCGCAGGCGCTGCGGGAGACCGGCCTGGACGGTGTCGCGGGCGCGCAGGCGGTCCCGGACGAGGGCCTGCTCTACGTACCGATCCTCAGCGACGAGCAGCTGACCGCCGTCATCGGCCTGCTCGGCACCCGGGGCTTCTCGCTGGCGCACGTCGCCACCGCGCTGCCCAGCCTGGACGAGGTGTTCCTCGCCATCACCGGCGACAAGGCCACCGTCACCGACACGATCCCCGAGGAGGTCGCGGCATGA
- the panB gene encoding 3-methyl-2-oxobutanoate hydroxymethyltransferase: protein MSLQAAQNQSATPAGAPSDSSKALYGGKSNRRVTVHDIAAATARGEKWPMLTAYDAMTASVFDEAGIPVMLVGDSMGNCHLGYDTTVPVTMDEIAILSAAVVRGTKRALIVADLPFGAYQESPVQALRNATRLIKESGVGAVKLEGGERSHEQIKLLVDAGIPVMAHIGLTPQSVNAMGYRVQGRGEEAAQQMLRDAKAVQDAGAFAVVLELVPAELAAEVTRILHIPTIGIGAGPETDAQVLVYTDMVGLTGGKVPRFTKQYADLRQILGDAAKAYAEEVVGGTFPAPEHTFH from the coding sequence ATGTCGCTTCAGGCTGCGCAGAACCAGTCCGCCACCCCCGCGGGTGCCCCCTCCGACAGCAGCAAGGCGCTGTACGGGGGCAAGAGCAACCGCCGGGTCACCGTCCACGACATCGCCGCCGCCACCGCCCGCGGCGAGAAGTGGCCCATGCTCACCGCCTACGACGCGATGACCGCGTCCGTCTTCGACGAGGCCGGCATCCCGGTCATGCTCGTCGGCGACTCCATGGGCAACTGTCACCTCGGCTACGACACCACCGTGCCCGTCACGATGGACGAGATCGCCATCCTGTCCGCCGCCGTCGTCCGGGGCACCAAGCGCGCCCTGATCGTCGCGGACCTCCCCTTCGGGGCGTACCAGGAGAGCCCGGTCCAGGCCCTGCGCAACGCCACCCGGCTCATCAAGGAGTCCGGTGTCGGCGCGGTCAAGCTGGAGGGCGGCGAGCGCAGCCACGAGCAGATCAAGCTGCTGGTCGACGCCGGAATCCCGGTCATGGCCCACATCGGCCTGACCCCGCAGTCCGTGAACGCGATGGGCTACCGGGTCCAGGGCCGGGGCGAGGAGGCCGCCCAGCAGATGCTGCGCGACGCCAAGGCCGTGCAGGACGCGGGCGCCTTCGCCGTCGTCCTGGAGCTCGTACCGGCCGAGCTGGCCGCCGAGGTCACCCGCATCCTGCACATCCCGACGATCGGGATCGGCGCGGGTCCGGAGACCGACGCGCAGGTGCTGGTCTACACCGACATGGTCGGGCTGACCGGCGGCAAGGTGCCGCGCTTCACCAAGCAGTACGCCGACCTCCGGCAGATCCTCGGCGACGCCGCGAAGGCGTACGCGGAGGAGGTCGTCGGCGGCACGTTCCCGGCCCCGGAGCACACCTTCCACTGA
- a CDS encoding MFS transporter, with the protein MSTPSGAPAVSQIPEAVHRRRWAILVVLMFSLLIVVLDNSILNVAVKTIASPSPTGIGATQSELEWAINSYTLVFAGLLFTAGLLGDRLGRKKVLLFGITLFGIGSALAAMSDSPGQLITWRALMGFGAAFVMPATLAVLMNVFERDEQPKAIGIWAGSVGLGIAIGPITGGLLLEHFWWGSIFLVNVPVVIIALVAMVLLVPDSKDPKPGRLDPLGVVLSIIGLVLLVYGIIRGGELADFTDVSVLLPVIGGLAVLAVFVLHEKRSASPAIDVSYFKKPAFSAAVAAIALVFFALMGVTFFSAFYMQSVRGWSALQSGLLILPLAVAQMLFAPRARIVVARFGARAVCTAGMLAVALGLAAFALFDADTPVWIMCVVFFVQGTGMAHVMPPVTVAVMQALPREKAGSGSAVNNTFRQVGGALGIAVLGSVLSTVYRGDIEGHLGALPAGARDAAGESIEATLAIAEKLGPKGTPLVTAAHDAFMSAMHVTALGSAAVALVGTLVVALWLPGREPAAPRAARDEERPAPAGAER; encoded by the coding sequence ATGTCCACACCCTCCGGCGCTCCCGCCGTGTCCCAGATACCGGAGGCGGTCCACCGCCGCCGCTGGGCGATTCTCGTGGTCCTGATGTTCAGCCTGCTCATCGTGGTGCTGGACAACTCGATCCTGAACGTCGCCGTCAAGACGATCGCCTCCCCTTCGCCCACCGGCATCGGCGCCACCCAGAGCGAGCTGGAGTGGGCGATCAACTCCTACACGCTCGTCTTCGCCGGCCTGCTCTTCACCGCCGGCCTGCTCGGCGACCGCCTCGGCCGCAAGAAGGTCCTGCTCTTCGGCATCACCCTCTTCGGCATCGGCTCCGCCCTCGCCGCCATGTCCGACTCGCCCGGCCAGCTCATCACCTGGCGCGCCCTGATGGGCTTCGGCGCCGCCTTCGTCATGCCGGCCACGCTCGCCGTCCTGATGAACGTCTTCGAGCGCGACGAGCAGCCCAAGGCGATCGGCATCTGGGCCGGCAGCGTCGGCCTCGGCATCGCGATCGGCCCGATCACCGGCGGCCTGCTCCTCGAACACTTCTGGTGGGGCTCGATCTTCCTGGTCAACGTCCCCGTGGTGATCATCGCGCTGGTCGCCATGGTCCTGCTCGTGCCGGACTCGAAGGACCCGAAGCCGGGCCGGCTCGACCCGCTCGGTGTGGTGCTCTCCATCATCGGCCTGGTGCTGCTGGTGTACGGCATCATCCGGGGCGGCGAGCTCGCCGACTTCACCGACGTCTCCGTCCTCCTCCCGGTCATCGGCGGCCTCGCCGTCCTGGCGGTCTTCGTCCTCCACGAGAAGCGCAGCGCCAGCCCGGCGATCGACGTCTCCTACTTCAAGAAGCCCGCGTTCTCCGCCGCCGTCGCCGCGATCGCGCTGGTCTTCTTCGCGCTGATGGGCGTCACCTTCTTCTCCGCCTTCTACATGCAGAGCGTCCGCGGCTGGAGCGCCCTCCAGTCCGGGCTGCTGATCCTGCCGCTGGCCGTGGCCCAGATGCTCTTCGCGCCCCGCGCCCGGATCGTCGTCGCCCGCTTCGGCGCCCGCGCCGTCTGCACGGCGGGCATGCTGGCCGTCGCCCTCGGCCTGGCCGCCTTCGCGCTCTTCGACGCCGACACGCCCGTCTGGATCATGTGCGTCGTCTTCTTCGTCCAAGGCACCGGCATGGCCCACGTCATGCCGCCGGTCACCGTCGCCGTGATGCAGGCCCTGCCGCGCGAGAAGGCCGGCTCCGGCTCGGCCGTCAACAACACGTTCCGCCAGGTCGGCGGCGCGCTCGGGATCGCCGTGCTCGGCTCGGTGCTGTCCACCGTCTACCGGGGCGACATCGAGGGCCACCTCGGCGCCCTGCCCGCCGGGGCCCGGGACGCGGCGGGGGAGTCCATCGAGGCCACCCTCGCCATCGCGGAGAAGCTGGGCCCCAAGGGCACCCCGCTGGTCACCGCCGCGCACGACGCCTTCATGAGCGCCATGCACGTCACGGCCCTCGGCTCGGCCGCCGTCGCCCTCGTCGGCACGCTCGTCGTCGCCCTGTGGCTGCCGGGCCGCGAACCGGCCGCGCCCCGGGCCGCACGCGACGAGGAGCGCCCCGCCCCGGCGGGCGCCGAACGATGA